The Musa acuminata AAA Group cultivar baxijiao chromosome BXJ1-8, Cavendish_Baxijiao_AAA, whole genome shotgun sequence genomic sequence ACCTTCGATTTTGAACTTTGAATCAAGCATCATGTTGGAGGCACTTTGAAGTTCTCTATCCACTTGGTGCCAGGAAATCATATACCATCATCTGGTGTCGTATTAAGTAACGCTAGAAACACAATGGATTTTCTAAGCAACTTGGAAAGAGTAAATATGTGAATGTGCAAGGAACAAACATCAAAATGGTATTATTGATATTTAATTTTGATGATATGGGATCACTTTTTATCAAGTGCCTTTCAAGAAAACCATCAAATTGAGCTAGAAACAGAAGGCCTTTTGTTTTTCACATTTAAAATAGTATTCAATTGTATCATTATGGATTTGTTATGTGATGATAGACGTCTTTAAGCATGGAAATTTTAAGTTGTATATGTATTTTTTGTGTTGGGTATTACTCCTTGGATACATGTCAGACACTTATCCAAAATATCTGTTTTTTCAAATAATCACTGAAAAGGCCATTCACTTAAGGATTTACTTATGGATGATTTTTATTAAACAAGAAGAATAGATGTTCAGATAGATGTTTTATATTTCTGTTAAGCATCATATTATCGTTAACGAAATTAAAATGACAATTTCATGGGAACTTCTTGTATCTTTTGTATAGCCCATGATGTTACTAAATTCTGTCCATGTTGTAACGCTAATTAATTGTTAATAttaatcatgatatgaaacatattCTAACACTATAAAGATGTTGAATTTCACCATTTGTTGTATCAACCTGTCTCTGTTGTCTTGTCTTGGTATCCCATAAATATCAATGCTTTAAAGATAGAAAAAGCTGGGAAACAAGGATCTATagaataattgaaggacaaataaatgttttatcatttaaagcaaatGAATTTTACTTTATATGCATATTTTTTAGAGTTTTTCATTCACATTCTCCCTTCTTTctacctttttattttttattgtaagACTTTGTTTGTAGTATAGATGTTGGCTGGAATTGTGCAGCTCATACTTGTTTACACCATAATGTATTCTTTTTCAACAATTCATTCTTCTATTTTTGTAGCATCTACAACCACATGCTTGAGTTTCTCCATCGTTTTTCTCATTCCACCTCAAGACGTTCCAAATCCGACCAAGttaggaagaagggaagaaaccAAAGCCCTGTAAGTTTTTCGAAATATCTTGCTTAGGCTATCCAGTGGTCTACATGCCGACTTTCTTTAGTTTGCTTCTGTGAGATATTTCTCTTGTAGTCCTTTCCAGAACAGCTTTACTTTGAGCATTCTGAAGAGGAAAtggtaatatatttatttaagagTCTTGTTGCTTCTTGTAGATGCGATTTTACTTTTTAAATGAaaacatattatttttttgacaCTGTAGTtgaatattttccttttttaccTATAGATCCTTTTACTTGATGGCATTTTCATGTCAAAGAAAGAGAATGCCCTACAGCCATCACTACCATTGTCATTGGTGCATGCTTCTTTAGGCTGCATAATGTGTATTAGTCTGCCATAACGTAGCTTGTCATTGACAGCCACGGAGAGATATAAATATGTAAAAGGAATATAATTATTTGTTTAGAATCAACAAATCAGTTCTACTTGCACACTTATaaggtttggattcatctaaacAATGTCTAATGCAGGATAAGAATGATAATATTTCGGATGGTCTTATAGTAAACTTGTTTATGTCAGGCATCTAAATGATTTTTGTGTCAAGCAACTACGTGATAAAGTGTGTTATGACTTATGAGCACAGCATTATTTTTTGTTGCAAGGATGAAATGTAATAGCTATCAACAGTTAAGCACCTTAATATATATTTTGTAAGCCTTTGTATAgaataaaatgtaaaaatatcagcCAAATACTGGTTTTGACACTTTGGCAGACCTTTATGGGATAAAATACTGTCTTGTTTGGCCTGGTATAACTTAATAAAAATGGAAAAAATGAATACCACTGTTATGAAGCTATATGGTCGGCTAAATTAATCTGACTTCCTAAAGATAGAATTTTATCATCGGTAGGTTTATAATAAAAACGAACTTATCTTATGTGTCACCTGCCATTAAAAACCATAATTCATTTCTCTGCTAGCTATTGGAGGTTGGTATCTTCATGTCAATAATCTGATGGaagctttttttttataatatagatAGTATAAATAAAGTGCTGTAGGTGATTCATATCTTTATTTAGATGCCAGAACTTTTGACTTGTCAAATCATGTAACTTATCAAGACAGCTTATAATTTTGACATGGTATACTTGATATCTTCCTCCCTCCCTGACCTATTGTGGAATTTACTTTTTAGAACCATCTCCTGACAGTCTATGCTTAAAGTTGCTGTTGCCATCAGTTTATGTTTTTTTGTCATGTTCTTTAAATTTTGAAGAGCTTACACGACGCTCCGTCCCTCTTCTGTCTCATAATTGTTTGTCTGTGTGCAGTTACAGGAAAGTGAAAATTTAACAGCTACGTGAGTTTCCTAATAACCTTTTTAGCATTATTATGTTTCATTAAGCAAGCTGATTTCTCATGATAGGATGCTTCATGGACTGTTTTAACTGGCAGATGCAGTTTGCAGACACCAGATAAACTTCGTCGAAGGCAGGCAAGGCGGCGAACACATGAAACATAGCACAACAGATTGTAAAACCAGAACTGCATATTCTTTCATTCTTTTCCTCGTACAAAATATGTCCTACCCTCTTTGAGAAGTTCTGTAAATGTCTTAAGCGGGTATGAAATCTCTCCCCACAGGCTGAATGTTAGGTCATTTTACTTGTAGCATGTTCCTTACGGTGCTGAGAAAATTTCTTCCATGTAGTTTTGTGTGCTGAAATCACTATGACCTCTTCTTAGAATAATCAGTGAGTAGGGgtttctcaaagtagttaaattgTAGAAAATTGATATCCACGTACCAAAGTCATTGTACTGAACCCATGAACATTCATATCATAGAGATGTTCAATGGAGGCATGTAAATTATAATTGAGGCTATCAAGTTATCTCCAGATCGTTTAATTGGACTCGGTGCTTCAGGTCACTAACCCAGATCTAGGGATCTTTCAGGCAAGTTAATGTGACCTTTTTGTGTTTGAATTGGGTGCGTGATTCAAAATGAAGATGTCCGATATATGAAGTGTATCAAGCCGCCGTTGATAGGTTTAGATATTTATTCTTCATTTGTTCATGCAAATGTGTCACTTGTTGCTGAAGTCATTTACCATGCAGAAGTTTGTGGGCTCACATTTTATTCACAAGTATTTTACTAAGTTGTTTTAATATTCTATGAAGTTTCGAGTAGTTTTGCTACAAAAGATTTTATAGTTCTTGTTAcgtttcactatatatatatatatatatatatatatatatatatatatatatatatatatatatatatatatctcacctAAGGAACAGAATAAATATACAAGTACAAATGTGAGCTCGCCCATCTACATGTGTTCACTTACCGTTCTTTTTTGACCTTACTCTGTGTTACATGTGTAAAAGAAATCATAGAGGCTATACAGATGgccaatttgattcttttttaGCCTTATCAGACTCTTGCAGAGAATGAGAGCCTCAACAAGTACACCGACGTCGTTCCACAAGCGTGTGAAGCTCAAAGCTGGTGCACGAGAAGCCGAGCCCACCCATCGTTATGCCGGTGCATTTGTTCAGTCTCCGAACAAATCCAATACGGAAGAAAGAATCAAGCGAACTCCAAGTACGAGGGGGACGATGAAGTCGTCATCTCTTTCACGTGTTGATGGGACAACTGTTGATGAAGCTTCGCCAGCACACCCACCAACGGGGCCGTGTTGTACGTGCAGGCCTCCGTCTGCATGTAATTCCCCCGGTGATCCCTGAACCTGTCATGGGAGTCGGGGCCGCCGACGAGAGCCCCGGTGACCACGTTAGGGTTCTGCCCCCGCCGCCCGTACCAGTCGTAGTACCCCTGCATGCACCCGATGAAGCCTTTGCTCCTTTTGTAGGACACGATCGAGGACCCCCGGTGGTGCACCCGCATGGGGTACTTGCGGCCGTACCCCACCAAATAGCTGATGCCCATGGGATTGTCGCCGAGAATGTAGTCGACCTGCGACGTGGCGAGCTCCACCAGTTCTTGGGGCCTGACAGCCCCAGCCGTGCATCGGAGTACGTCCCTGCGTGCTTCCTTCAGGTTGTCAGAGTACGCGATGAGGAGGAAGGCGGCGCTCGAGACGTACTGCATGTTGTTCCACTGGCGGACGAAGAGCATGCCACCGGGCGTGCGGTGCAGGTTGGTGCCGTTGTTCTTGCTGAGGCAAGCGCAGATGTAGTGCTCCCCCTTCGATTCGTATTGCTTCAGTACATGTCTTTGCGCCGCCGAAAAATTTCCTACCGACAAGAGCTGAGAAGCGGTAGCACACAATTAATAGTATAACGACGCAAAGCTGTTAATTAATGCAGTTCGTGCAGTTGGAATTAATCCTCTTCATGCAAATGGCGTTTACTACAAGTTCTTTCGAGACAATCTATGATGCTTTAGTATGCGTTCGCGCAAATACAGGAGATTGATGCGGACATATAACCTTCTATTCGGCGTTGCTGGTAAGCTGTCACGCTCGTTATTTAACTTCACGTTATGATCAAACTAATGTCCCCATTTTTGTCTTTAGACAACTCGTGGACcaatctactaaatggagagctgGCGAGTGTTAAATGGACCGATATATTAGCATGCATGCGGACGTGTGTACAACATACCTTGGAAGCCAGTATCTGAATACCAGCGTACTTGGCATCCCAGCTGAACTCCGTCATCGCCCACCCCGTTCCTCCGAATCCTTCGCCATTGCTCACCACATACTCCACATACTGCGGCGTCCCTGTCGCCTTGTGTAGCCAAAGCGCGGCCCAAAGCAGCTCGTCCTCGTACCCGCTCCACGACGGGTAGTAACTCTTCGCCTCCCGGATGCTGCTGTCGTACTTCCCCCGATACTTGTCCGCAAACTCAAACAGCTACAGAGTTCGCATGCGAAGGACACGCAGACATCAGAGAAGAACACGCCCTGGATCACCATCGTGTAACAGTAGAATCGTTACCTTTTGAGCGTGATGCAACAAGAGGTGGGAGTAATGCGTGTCGGATTTGCGGAAGACGATGGAAGCTGCGGCCATGGCGGCGGCGGTCTCCCCCGCTACGTCTGATCCAGGGTTCTCCGTGTCGATCTTGTATGCTTGCCTCGGCGTTGTCATGTCCTCCGGCCTTTGCCAGCAGTAATGGTCCGTGTCGCCGTCTCCCACCTGTAGCATCCATGGATCACTATAAGCGAAACGTATCTACAACGTGTTGGATGGCACTCTATGATTGCTCGCTCCTCATGGAGAGATACCTCCGCCCACAGGACATAGGGATGGGTGTGGGCTTTGATGAAGTAATCCGTCCCCCACTTGATGGCCTCCAGAGCGTGATGGTACTCGCCAGCAGCCGCAATCTCGTCGCCGTACTCGATGACGCTCCACGACAGCATCGTGATCGTGAAGGCCATCGGCAGGCCGAACTTGACATGGTCTCCAGCATCATAGTATCCCCCTACCAGATCTACCTACACAAATGTTCCACCAGAGTAGTAACCGAGCCAGAAGCGGACACGCCGTAGTAAAACTCAAGAACTTACTCCTTGTTGGAGGCCATCGGTGAGGCCGGAATGGCCGCGCCAAGTGACACGCTGGCCGTAGGGAAGGCGGCCGGATCGCTGGGCCTCGAAGTAGAGGAGGCTTTTCGACAGGGCATCCTTGTAGTCAAAAGCCTTGGCAGCGGCAACAGGGAGGACGACCCAAAGAATGGCCGTAACCGATACGAAGCACGAGTAAAGATCTCTGCTACCGCTTCTCTGCTGCCTGCCCTCCTTCTTCATGCTTCTGATCACCATGCTACAAAGAAAAGCctctcattcttcttcttcttcttcttcttcttttggcgAGCGATGGAATGACGAATTCATATGGGCACGCTGTTTGACAAAGTCCAGGGAACATTTCTAAGCTGATTAAGTTAACCACCACATCTAC encodes the following:
- the LOC135588062 gene encoding endoglucanase 7-like, translated to MVIRSMKKEGRQQRSGSRDLYSCFVSVTAILWVVLPVAAAKAFDYKDALSKSLLYFEAQRSGRLPYGQRVTWRGHSGLTDGLQQGVDLVGGYYDAGDHVKFGLPMAFTITMLSWSVIEYGDEIAAAGEYHHALEAIKWGTDYFIKAHTHPYVLWAEVGDGDTDHYCWQRPEDMTTPRQAYKIDTENPGSDVAGETAAAMAAASIVFRKSDTHYSHLLLHHAQKLFEFADKYRGKYDSSIREAKSYYPSWSGYEDELLWAALWLHKATGTPQYVEYVVSNGEGFGGTGWAMTEFSWDAKYAGIQILASKLLSVGNFSAAQRHVLKQYESKGEHYICACLSKNNGTNLHRTPGGMLFVRQWNNMQYVSSAAFLLIAYSDNLKEARRDVLRCTAGAVRPQELVELATSQVDYILGDNPMGISYLVGYGRKYPMRVHHRGSSIVSYKRSKGFIGCMQGYYDWYGRRGQNPNVVTGALVGGPDSHDRFRDHRGNYMQTEACTYNTAPLVGVLAKLHQQLSHQHVKEMTTSSSPSYLEFA